One Streptomyces lincolnensis genomic region harbors:
- a CDS encoding MFS transporter produces MSVVCDLRVLLRLGNFRRLLAVRLLSQGADGVYQIALAAYVVFSPEKQTSATAIASAMAVLLLPYSLVGPFAGVLLDRWRRRQIFLYGNLVRAVMATATAVLMVSNVPDWLFYASALCVTAVNRFVLSGLSAALPRVVDAERLVIANSLSPTAGTLAATAGGGLAFLLRLAVADSDAAVVLLGAGLYLCGALASLRMAADLLGPDPAAVQPRLGAALAGTARDLVAGVRHLAAPERREAAWALGAMSLMRFCYGALLVMLLMLCRYALTSDAEDGLALLGLALGISGAGFFAAAVVTPWAAGRLGPGRWIVVCAATAAVLEPALGLPFATAPMLAAAFVLGLTTQGAKIATDTIVQSSVEDGFRGRIFSVYDVLFNVAFVGAAAVAALMLPPDGRSVPLVITVALIYGAVGAMFHVKHRPTADPKAPR; encoded by the coding sequence ATGTCCGTCGTGTGTGACCTGCGCGTCCTGCTCCGCCTGGGGAACTTCCGACGTCTGCTCGCCGTGCGGCTGCTCTCCCAGGGCGCCGACGGGGTCTACCAGATCGCGCTCGCCGCCTACGTCGTCTTCTCACCGGAGAAGCAGACCTCGGCCACCGCGATCGCCTCCGCGATGGCCGTCCTGCTGCTCCCGTACTCCCTGGTGGGCCCCTTCGCCGGCGTCCTGCTGGACCGCTGGCGCCGCCGCCAGATCTTCCTCTACGGCAATCTGGTGCGCGCCGTGATGGCCACGGCCACCGCCGTGCTGATGGTCAGCAACGTCCCCGACTGGCTCTTCTACGCCTCCGCGCTGTGTGTCACCGCCGTCAACCGCTTCGTCCTCTCCGGTCTGTCCGCCGCGCTGCCCCGCGTCGTCGACGCCGAACGCCTGGTGATCGCCAACTCCCTCTCCCCGACCGCGGGCACCCTCGCGGCGACGGCCGGCGGCGGCCTCGCCTTCCTCCTGCGGCTGGCGGTCGCCGACTCCGACGCGGCCGTGGTGCTGCTGGGAGCCGGCCTGTATCTCTGCGGTGCGCTCGCCTCTCTGCGCATGGCAGCGGATCTCCTGGGGCCCGACCCCGCGGCGGTGCAGCCCCGCCTCGGAGCGGCACTCGCCGGTACCGCCCGTGATCTGGTGGCGGGGGTACGGCATCTGGCGGCACCCGAGCGCCGGGAAGCCGCCTGGGCGCTCGGCGCGATGTCGCTGATGCGGTTCTGTTACGGTGCCCTGCTGGTGATGCTGCTGATGCTCTGCCGGTACGCCCTGACCTCCGACGCCGAGGACGGGCTCGCCCTGCTGGGGCTGGCGCTGGGCATCTCCGGTGCCGGCTTCTTCGCGGCGGCCGTCGTGACGCCCTGGGCGGCGGGGCGGCTCGGCCCCGGCCGCTGGATCGTCGTGTGCGCCGCGACCGCCGCAGTCCTGGAGCCCGCGCTCGGCCTCCCCTTCGCCACCGCACCCATGCTCGCGGCAGCGTTCGTGCTGGGCCTGACCACCCAGGGCGCGAAGATCGCCACGGACACGATCGTGCAGTCCTCGGTCGAGGACGGCTTCCGCGGGCGGATCTTCTCCGTCTACGACGTGCTCTTCAATGTCGCCTTCGTGGGCGCCGCCGCCGTCGCCGCTCTGATGCTTCCGCCGGACGGCCGCTCGGTGCCGCTGGTGATCACGGTCGCGCTGATCTACGGGGCGGTCGGGGCGATGTTTCACGTGAAACATCGCCCCACGGCAGATCCGAAGGCGCCGCGATAA
- a CDS encoding CCA tRNA nucleotidyltransferase: MPNANEDKSSALSQVQHRAVTELLRVAPVADDLARRFQQAGFTLALVGGSVRDALLGRLGNDLDFTTDARPEDVLKIVRPWADSVWDVGIAFGTVGVQKDARVGDVDRSFQIEVTTYRSEAYDRTSRKPEVSYGDSIEEDLVRRDFTVNAMAVALPEKEFIDPHGGLDDLAARVLRTPGTPEDSFSDDPLRMMRAARFAAQLDFEVASEVVTAMKDMSGRIEIVSAERVRDELNKLIQSANPRKGLTLLVDTGLADHVLPELPALRLESDEHHRHKDVYEHSLIVLEQAIALEENGPDLTLRLAALLHDIGKPRTRRFEKDGRVSFHHHEVVGAKMTKKRMTALKYSNELVKDVSHLVELHLRFHGYGTGEWTDSAVRRYVRDAGPLLDRLHKLTRSDCTTRNKRKAAALSRAYDGLEERISQLQEQEELDSIRPDLDGNQIMEILGVGPGPAIGRAYKHMLELRLENGPMEHDEAVAALKEWWAEQV, from the coding sequence GTGCCGAACGCCAACGAAGACAAGTCCAGTGCCCTGAGTCAGGTGCAGCACCGCGCGGTGACCGAACTGCTGCGAGTGGCCCCTGTCGCCGACGACCTCGCCCGCCGTTTTCAGCAGGCCGGGTTCACGCTCGCCCTGGTCGGCGGTTCGGTCCGGGACGCGCTGCTCGGCCGGCTCGGCAACGACCTGGACTTCACGACCGACGCCCGCCCCGAGGACGTACTGAAGATCGTCCGACCATGGGCGGACTCCGTGTGGGACGTGGGGATCGCTTTCGGCACCGTCGGAGTCCAGAAGGACGCCCGCGTCGGAGACGTCGATCGAAGCTTCCAGATCGAGGTCACCACCTACCGGTCCGAGGCGTACGACCGGACCTCGCGCAAGCCCGAGGTCTCGTACGGCGACTCGATCGAGGAGGACCTCGTCCGGCGTGACTTCACTGTCAACGCGATGGCCGTCGCGCTGCCGGAGAAGGAGTTCATCGACCCGCACGGCGGGCTCGACGACCTCGCGGCACGGGTGCTGCGCACTCCTGGCACTCCGGAGGACTCGTTCTCCGACGATCCGCTGCGGATGATGCGGGCCGCGCGTTTCGCCGCACAGCTCGACTTCGAGGTCGCCTCCGAGGTCGTCACGGCCATGAAGGATATGTCCGGGCGGATCGAGATCGTCTCGGCGGAGCGGGTGCGGGACGAGCTGAACAAGCTGATCCAGTCCGCCAACCCGCGCAAGGGCCTGACACTCCTGGTCGACACCGGACTCGCCGACCACGTGCTGCCCGAGCTGCCGGCGCTGCGCCTGGAGAGCGACGAGCACCACCGCCACAAGGACGTCTACGAGCACTCGCTGATCGTCCTGGAGCAGGCGATCGCGCTGGAGGAGAACGGGCCCGACCTGACCCTGCGCCTGGCCGCGCTGCTGCACGACATCGGCAAGCCGCGCACACGTCGCTTCGAGAAGGACGGCAGGGTCTCGTTCCACCACCACGAGGTGGTCGGGGCGAAGATGACCAAGAAGCGCATGACCGCGCTGAAGTACTCCAACGAGCTGGTGAAGGACGTCTCGCACCTGGTCGAGCTCCATCTGCGCTTCCACGGATACGGCACCGGAGAGTGGACGGACTCCGCCGTCCGCCGCTACGTCCGTGACGCCGGTCCGCTGCTCGACCGCCTCCACAAGCTGACCCGCTCGGACTGCACGACCCGGAACAAGCGCAAGGCCGCCGCGCTCTCCCGTGCCTACGACGGTCTGGAGGAGCGGATCTCTCAGCTCCAGGAGCAGGAGGAGCTGGACTCGATCCGTCCGGACCTCGACGGCAACCAGATCATGGAGATCCTCGGCGTCGGCCCCGGCCCGGCGATCGGTCGTGCCTACAAGCACATGCTGGAACTGCGGCTGGAGAACGGCCCCATGGAGCACGACGAGGCGGTGGCCGCACTCAAGGAGTGGTGGGCCGAACAGGTCTGA
- a CDS encoding DUF6049 family protein, whose translation MAEAADFQGTSASPARRWLRRTGALLAGAPLLAGLCQLSTATPAEAADSGTVSVALDTLTPSAPTEGDTITVSGTVTNNGKQSVTKAHVGLSVGSEIATRSSIDTAAKDSTDVQGPTGPEVGGKYVAKFAKLTPGVAEPFSISVPADELDLGGSGVYPLAVALSGETSAQPWEQLLGVQRTFLPWQSDEADTRTRTTYLWPLVSSVHMTAETGSNEQQTPVFLNDDLTKEIAPGGRLDQMVSLGKDLDITWVIDPDLLASVDAMTRAYRVKTGDTTRAGTVEEQNLAKAWLAELQKAVADKEVAALPFGDPDLASLAHNGTSVTGSLSHLDEATDVATTTVRTVLHVTPNTDFAWPVDGAVDPSIVKVATSAGADKVLARSDSLQETSGLSYTPSAARPIGGGTTAVVADARLSTAFQGDLTRASASTLAVQRFLAQSLTLGLQTDKQRSIVVAPQRVPSASQARAMAEALTALQGGNWSQPQELTAAAAAKPDPAATTTVPPASKYPSSLRRQELPRTAFEEIARTQDELDNFKVVLSDESRVVTPFGRAMNREMSTSWRGHTAEGAGFRSDVEAYLDSLADQVKLIDKSETKLSGRSATIPVTVQNNLVQGVDHLVLRLTSLSPNRLEIGGRAYSEQKVEVSGGHSQTVKFTTTANANGRASVIAQLYTEDGQPYGDAVQFDVRVTEFTATVMLVIGGGVLLLVLAGFRMYTQRKRAAAREAEEPGPDEAGEAADAPENPDSPADRLKEESGTRPGADAPQQPSDPGPDTAAESADPSGTGERVDR comes from the coding sequence GTGGCCGAGGCGGCAGACTTCCAGGGGACCAGTGCCTCACCTGCCCGCCGGTGGCTCCGGCGTACCGGAGCCCTGCTCGCCGGGGCGCCCCTGCTGGCCGGACTGTGCCAGCTGTCCACCGCCACACCCGCCGAGGCCGCCGACTCGGGCACGGTGTCCGTGGCGCTGGACACCCTCACCCCCAGCGCCCCCACGGAGGGCGACACCATCACCGTGTCCGGCACGGTGACCAACAACGGCAAGCAGTCCGTCACGAAAGCCCACGTCGGACTGAGCGTGGGATCCGAGATCGCCACCCGGTCCTCGATCGACACCGCCGCCAAGGACAGCACCGACGTCCAGGGCCCCACCGGGCCGGAGGTCGGCGGCAAGTACGTCGCGAAGTTCGCCAAGCTGACCCCAGGTGTCGCCGAACCCTTCTCCATCTCCGTCCCGGCCGACGAGCTCGACCTCGGCGGCAGCGGGGTCTACCCGCTCGCCGTCGCGCTCTCCGGCGAGACCTCCGCGCAGCCCTGGGAACAGCTTCTCGGCGTACAGCGGACGTTCCTGCCGTGGCAGTCCGACGAGGCCGACACCAGGACGAGGACGACGTATCTGTGGCCGCTCGTCTCGTCCGTCCACATGACGGCGGAGACCGGGTCCAACGAGCAGCAGACTCCGGTGTTCCTCAACGACGACCTCACCAAGGAGATCGCCCCCGGCGGCCGGCTGGACCAGATGGTGTCGCTGGGCAAGGACCTCGATATCACCTGGGTGATCGATCCGGACCTGCTCGCCTCGGTCGACGCGATGACGCGCGCCTACCGGGTGAAGACGGGTGACACCACCAGGGCGGGCACCGTCGAGGAGCAGAACCTCGCCAAGGCCTGGCTCGCCGAGTTGCAGAAGGCGGTGGCGGACAAGGAGGTCGCCGCCCTGCCCTTCGGCGACCCGGACCTCGCGTCCCTGGCACACAACGGCACCAGCGTCACCGGCTCCCTCAGCCACCTCGACGAGGCCACCGACGTCGCCACCACCACGGTCAGGACCGTGCTCCACGTGACGCCGAACACCGACTTCGCCTGGCCGGTGGACGGCGCCGTGGACCCCTCGATCGTGAAGGTCGCCACCTCCGCCGGCGCCGACAAGGTGCTCGCGCGCAGCGACAGCCTGCAAGAGACGAGCGGCCTGTCCTACACGCCCTCGGCGGCCCGGCCCATCGGCGGCGGCACCACGGCGGTCGTCGCGGACGCGCGGCTGTCGACGGCGTTCCAGGGCGACCTGACGAGGGCCTCCGCGTCCACGCTGGCCGTGCAGCGGTTCCTCGCCCAGAGCCTCACCCTCGGCCTCCAGACGGACAAGCAGCGCAGCATCGTCGTCGCACCGCAGCGCGTGCCCTCGGCGAGCCAGGCCCGGGCGATGGCCGAGGCACTGACGGCACTCCAGGGCGGCAACTGGTCCCAGCCCCAGGAGCTGACCGCGGCCGCCGCCGCCAAGCCGGACCCGGCGGCGACCACGACGGTCCCCCCGGCGTCGAAGTACCCCTCCTCGCTCCGCCGGCAGGAGTTGCCGCGGACGGCCTTCGAGGAGATCGCGCGGACGCAGGACGAGCTCGACAACTTCAAGGTGGTCCTCAGCGACGAGTCCCGCGTGGTGACCCCCTTCGGGCGGGCCATGAACCGTGAGATGTCCACGTCCTGGCGCGGTCACACCGCCGAGGGAGCCGGCTTCCGCAGTGACGTGGAGGCGTACCTCGACTCGCTGGCCGACCAGGTCAAGCTGATCGACAAGTCCGAGACCAAGCTCTCCGGACGCAGTGCCACGATCCCGGTGACCGTGCAGAACAACCTGGTGCAGGGCGTGGACCACCTGGTGCTGCGGCTCACCTCGCTGAGCCCCAACCGTCTGGAGATCGGCGGCCGGGCCTACAGCGAGCAGAAGGTCGAGGTCTCCGGCGGTCACAGCCAGACGGTGAAGTTCACCACCACGGCCAACGCCAACGGCCGGGCGTCGGTGATCGCGCAGCTGTACACCGAGGACGGCCAGCCGTACGGCGACGCCGTGCAGTTCGACGTGAGGGTCACCGAGTTCACGGCCACCGTGATGCTGGTCATCGGCGGCGGCGTCCTGCTGCTGGTGCTCGCCGGCTTCCGGATGTACACCCAGCGCAAGCGCGCGGCCGCCCGCGAGGCCGAGGAGCCCGGCCCCGACGAGGCGGGCGAGGCCGCGGACGCCCCGGAGAACCCCGACAGCCCCGCAGACCGTCTCAAGGAGGAGTCCGGCACTCGGCCGGGGGCAGACGCCCCGCAGCAGCCGAGTGACCCGGGGCCGGACACCGCAGCGGAAAGCGCCGACCCGTCCGGCACGGGTGAGAGAGTGGACCGTTGA
- the murJ gene encoding murein biosynthesis integral membrane protein MurJ, translating to MNAPYDGDRGQAAGSSGHPEGPPPEHGQVPSQPPADMYLQDAYEQDPYRAQDLSAQDPVAEALYDRAAHPPPPPGAHQPQQPLYAQPPQSPYAPDPRVWAQTPAPEPEGPTQYLPYGDDPRTTQYVGVDDLVTRAGAGEQRHEPDAFAHLFRDQQQGGRPQSEPPSVPGPAPAPGGQAPAPQYQQYQAPAAPAPAADETMNLGTAVPPVAAPTASAAPAKKGGKAAGLLKSSAVMAAGTMVSRLTGFVRSALIVSALGVGLLGDTFQVAYQLPTMIYILTVGGGLNSVFVPQLVRAMKEDEDGGEAYANRLLTLVMVALGALTVLAVLGAPVLIRMLSDSVAGDPAANEVGITFVRYFLPSIFFMGVHVVMGQILNARGRFGAMMWTPVLNNIVIIVTLGMFLWVYGTAADSGMKVTTIPPEGQRLLGIGILLGLVVQALAMIPYLRETGFRLRLRFDWKGHGLGKAVTLAKWTVLFVLANQAGAIVVSQLSTAAGKDSPVDGTGFSAYANAQLIWGLPQAIITVSLMAALLPRISRSAAEDDAGAVRDDISQGLRTTAVAIVPIAFGFLALGIPMCTLIFGSSGISEATNMGFMLMAFGLGLIPYSVQYVVLRAFYAYEDTRTPFYNTVIVAAVNASASALCFFVLPARWAVAGMAASYGLAYAIGVGVAWNRLRKRLGGDLDGNRVLRTYARLCIASVPAALLSGAACYGIGHSLGQGVLGSFAAIIAGGAVLLGIFFVAARRMRIEELNSLVGMVRGRLGR from the coding sequence ATGAACGCGCCGTACGACGGTGACCGCGGCCAGGCCGCGGGCAGCTCGGGTCACCCCGAGGGCCCGCCGCCCGAGCACGGCCAGGTGCCGTCGCAGCCCCCCGCCGACATGTACCTCCAGGACGCCTACGAGCAGGACCCCTACCGGGCCCAGGACCTCTCCGCCCAGGACCCGGTGGCCGAGGCCCTCTACGACCGCGCCGCACACCCTCCTCCGCCGCCCGGCGCCCACCAGCCGCAGCAGCCTCTGTACGCACAGCCGCCCCAGTCCCCGTACGCCCCGGACCCGCGCGTGTGGGCCCAGACCCCGGCACCGGAGCCTGAGGGCCCGACCCAGTACCTGCCGTACGGCGACGACCCCCGCACCACCCAGTACGTGGGCGTCGACGACCTGGTGACCCGGGCCGGCGCCGGCGAGCAGCGGCACGAGCCGGACGCCTTCGCGCACCTCTTCCGGGACCAGCAGCAGGGCGGGCGTCCGCAGTCGGAGCCCCCGTCGGTGCCGGGCCCCGCCCCGGCACCGGGCGGACAGGCGCCGGCGCCGCAGTACCAGCAGTACCAGGCTCCGGCGGCTCCCGCGCCCGCGGCGGACGAGACCATGAACCTGGGCACCGCGGTGCCTCCGGTGGCGGCTCCCACGGCCTCCGCGGCTCCCGCGAAGAAGGGCGGGAAGGCCGCCGGTCTGCTGAAGTCGAGCGCCGTGATGGCGGCGGGCACGATGGTCTCCCGCCTCACCGGTTTCGTCCGCTCCGCGCTGATCGTCTCGGCGCTGGGCGTCGGCCTCCTCGGTGACACCTTCCAGGTCGCCTACCAGCTGCCGACGATGATCTACATCCTGACCGTCGGCGGTGGTCTCAACTCCGTCTTCGTACCGCAGCTCGTGCGGGCGATGAAGGAGGACGAGGACGGCGGCGAGGCCTACGCCAACCGTCTGCTCACCCTGGTGATGGTCGCGCTCGGCGCGCTCACCGTCCTCGCGGTCCTCGGCGCACCGGTCCTGATCCGCATGCTCTCCGACTCGGTCGCCGGCGATCCTGCGGCCAACGAGGTCGGCATCACCTTCGTCCGCTACTTCCTGCCCTCCATCTTCTTCATGGGCGTCCATGTGGTGATGGGCCAGATCCTCAACGCGCGCGGCAGGTTCGGCGCGATGATGTGGACGCCGGTCCTGAACAACATCGTCATCATCGTGACGCTCGGCATGTTCCTGTGGGTCTACGGCACCGCCGCCGACTCCGGCATGAAGGTCACGACGATCCCGCCGGAGGGCCAGCGGCTCCTCGGCATCGGCATCCTGCTCGGTCTCGTGGTGCAGGCACTGGCGATGATCCCGTACCTGCGGGAGACCGGCTTCCGCCTGCGCCTGCGCTTCGACTGGAAGGGCCACGGGCTCGGCAAGGCCGTCACGCTCGCCAAGTGGACCGTCCTGTTCGTGCTCGCCAACCAGGCCGGCGCCATCGTCGTGTCGCAGCTGTCCACCGCGGCCGGCAAGGACTCGCCCGTCGACGGCACCGGCTTCTCCGCCTACGCCAACGCCCAGTTGATCTGGGGTCTGCCGCAGGCCATCATCACCGTGTCCCTGATGGCCGCCCTGCTGCCGCGCATCTCGCGCTCGGCGGCCGAGGACGACGCCGGCGCGGTGCGGGACGACATCTCCCAGGGCCTGCGCACCACGGCCGTCGCCATCGTGCCCATCGCCTTCGGATTCCTCGCCCTCGGCATCCCGATGTGCACCCTGATCTTCGGCTCTTCGGGCATCAGCGAGGCCACGAACATGGGGTTCATGCTGATGGCCTTCGGCCTCGGCCTGATCCCGTACTCCGTGCAGTACGTCGTCCTGCGCGCCTTCTACGCCTACGAGGACACCCGCACCCCCTTCTACAACACGGTGATCGTGGCCGCGGTCAACGCGAGCGCCTCGGCGCTCTGCTTCTTCGTACTGCCGGCCCGCTGGGCCGTGGCGGGCATGGCGGCCTCGTACGGCCTCGCCTACGCGATCGGCGTGGGCGTCGCCTGGAACCGGCTGCGCAAGCGGCTGGGCGGCGACCTGGACGGCAACCGGGTCCTGCGGACGTACGCCAGGCTGTGCATCGCCTCGGTGCCCGCGGCGCTGCTCAGTGGGGCGGCCTGCTACGGCATCGGCCACTCGCTCGGCCAGGGCGTCCTCGGATCCTTCGCCGCGATCATCGCAGGCGGTGCGGTCCTGCTCGGGATCTTCTTCGTCGCCGCCCGCCGCATGCGCATCGAGGAGCTGAACTCCCTGGTGGGCATGGTGCGCGGGCGCCTGGGACGCTGA
- a CDS encoding protein kinase family protein, with translation MAERSTAAVDVADNSGDEPLTAEADQSTADGVAQNRERDTEDVEAQGSGGTESPGKASPPELHSGHKLARRYRLEECVTRLDGFSSWRAVDEKLRRAVGVHILPADHARARSVLAAARSAALLGDPRFVQVLDAVEENDLVYVVHEWLPDATELTALLAPGPLEVYDAYQMVSQVASAMAAAHREGLAHLRLNPNAVLRTSSGQWRIRGLAVNSALRGISSDTPQRTDTESIGALLYAALTQRWPYESDAYGLSGLPKDVGLIAPDQVRAGVHRGLSELSMRALANDGATASRHESPCTTPEELVKAIGEMPRIRPPEPSFTAPPDYQRTTYQQGTYGRQAPHPGRTQPVPTPPPPLQSRTGRALKWAVSALLIAALGLGSWQLADALMDQGGKSDENQTQTNDGDDKNSAAPKPTKPLPIEGAQEYVAAGDAQHPNDVGLTYDNSATTGWRTSSYKDGPDMVIKPGVGIVYDLGSAQDVSAATLSLRYVGNHTTVELYATDSLGSSTPLSSMTKLGKATTNSTSVKVAVDKPVKSRYVLVWLTALPYSGEDSANYSESGYKQAITDVKFTG, from the coding sequence GTGGCGGAACGGAGCACGGCTGCCGTCGACGTGGCAGACAACAGCGGTGACGAGCCGCTGACCGCCGAGGCGGACCAGTCCACGGCCGACGGGGTGGCCCAGAACCGGGAGCGGGACACGGAAGACGTCGAGGCACAGGGGAGTGGTGGGACCGAGAGTCCTGGGAAAGCCTCGCCGCCGGAGCTGCACAGCGGCCACAAACTCGCCAGACGCTACCGTCTCGAGGAGTGCGTCACCCGTCTGGACGGATTCAGCAGCTGGCGGGCCGTCGACGAGAAACTCCGTCGCGCCGTCGGCGTCCACATCCTTCCCGCCGATCATGCCCGGGCCCGTTCCGTGCTGGCCGCGGCCCGCTCCGCGGCCCTGCTCGGCGATCCCCGCTTCGTCCAGGTCCTGGACGCCGTCGAGGAGAACGACCTCGTCTACGTCGTCCACGAGTGGCTGCCCGACGCCACCGAACTGACCGCGCTGCTGGCCCCCGGCCCGCTCGAGGTCTACGACGCCTATCAGATGGTCAGCCAGGTCGCCTCGGCCATGGCCGCCGCCCACCGTGAGGGCCTGGCGCATCTGCGTCTGAACCCGAACGCCGTCCTGCGGACGTCGAGCGGTCAGTGGCGCATCCGCGGCCTCGCCGTCAACTCCGCGCTGCGCGGCATCAGTTCCGACACCCCGCAGCGCACCGACACCGAGTCGATCGGCGCCCTGCTCTACGCGGCGCTGACCCAGCGCTGGCCCTACGAGAGCGACGCCTACGGCCTGTCCGGCCTGCCCAAGGACGTCGGCCTCATCGCTCCCGACCAGGTGCGCGCCGGCGTCCACCGCGGTCTGTCCGAGCTGTCGATGCGCGCCCTCGCCAACGACGGCGCGACCGCCTCCCGTCACGAATCCCCGTGCACCACGCCCGAGGAGCTGGTGAAGGCGATCGGCGAGATGCCCCGCATCCGCCCGCCGGAGCCCTCGTTCACCGCCCCGCCGGACTACCAGCGCACGACCTACCAGCAGGGCACGTACGGCCGCCAGGCGCCTCACCCCGGTCGCACCCAGCCGGTACCGACGCCACCTCCCCCGCTCCAGAGCCGTACCGGCCGCGCGCTGAAGTGGGCGGTCTCCGCCCTGCTGATCGCCGCGCTGGGCCTGGGCAGCTGGCAGTTGGCGGACGCCCTGATGGACCAGGGCGGAAAGTCCGACGAGAACCAGACCCAGACGAACGACGGCGACGACAAGAACAGCGCGGCGCCCAAGCCCACGAAGCCGCTCCCGATCGAGGGCGCCCAGGAGTACGTGGCGGCGGGCGACGCCCAGCACCCCAACGACGTGGGCCTGACGTACGACAACAGCGCGACGACGGGGTGGCGGACCAGCAGTTACAAGGACGGTCCGGACATGGTGATCAAGCCTGGTGTCGGCATCGTCTACGACCTCGGCTCCGCCCAGGACGTGTCGGCCGCTACGCTCTCGCTCCGGTACGTCGGCAACCACACCACGGTCGAGCTGTACGCGACCGACTCCCTGGGGTCGTCCACCCCGCTGAGCTCGATGACCAAGCTGGGCAAGGCGACGACCAACAGCACCTCGGTGAAGGTGGCGGTCGACAAGCCGGTGAAGAGCCGCTACGTGCTCGTCTGGCTGACCGCGCTGCCGTACTCCGGCGAAGACTCCGCCAACTACAGCGAGTCCGGCTACAAGCAGGCCATCACCGACGTGAAGTTCACGGGCTGA
- the sigM gene encoding RNA polymerase sigma factor SigM yields the protein MADDTAYGDVSDRDLLARHVDGDPDAFGELVRRHRDRLWAVALRTLGDREEAADAVQDALVSAYRAAHTFRGQSAVTTWLHRITVNACLDRARKAASRKTSPVDDTERLEQLLEPHESASAPAERNDLHRQLLEALGTLPPDQRAALVLVDMQGYPVAEAARMLDVPTGTVKSRCARGRARLLPLLTHLRPENTGDGREAVARRNRTQGTSVPPAAGPRQADPPHTGPDDSAAVKGGGGRA from the coding sequence ATGGCAGACGACACCGCTTACGGCGACGTGAGCGACCGGGACCTCCTGGCCCGCCATGTCGACGGCGACCCGGACGCCTTCGGCGAGCTCGTGCGGCGCCATCGTGATCGGCTCTGGGCGGTGGCCCTGCGGACGCTGGGGGACCGCGAGGAGGCCGCTGACGCCGTCCAGGACGCCCTCGTGTCGGCGTACCGGGCCGCCCACACCTTCCGGGGCCAGTCGGCCGTCACGACCTGGCTGCACCGGATCACCGTGAACGCCTGCCTGGACCGCGCCCGCAAGGCGGCCTCTCGCAAGACCTCTCCGGTCGACGACACCGAGCGCCTGGAGCAGTTGCTGGAGCCGCACGAGTCGGCCTCGGCGCCGGCGGAGCGCAACGACCTCCACCGCCAGCTCCTGGAAGCGCTCGGCACGCTTCCCCCCGATCAGCGAGCCGCACTCGTCCTGGTGGACATGCAGGGTTACCCGGTCGCGGAAGCCGCCCGCATGCTCGACGTGCCCACCGGAACGGTGAAGAGCCGCTGCGCCCGGGGGCGGGCCAGACTCCTGCCCCTCCTCACTCATCTGCGGCCGGAAAACACCGGCGACGGCAGAGAAGCGGTTGCGCGACGGAACCGGACGCAGGGGACATCCGTCCCACCCGCAGCGGGACCGCGTCAGGCGGATCCGCCGCATACGGGACCAGACGATTCAGCTGCTGTGAAGGGCGGAGGTGGGCGAGCGTGA
- a CDS encoding anti-sigma factor family protein has product MTSTTDMAGHPDVAEISDLTEGLLPPTRTADVRRHLDECELCADVHASLEEIRGLLGTLPGPTSMPADVAGRIDAALAAEALLDATAPDSADEKSSVGLIPAEATAVSRETSTPVDRPSGHARASSTGPGRKERRTGNRRRSVVLGAVFTAAALGLGSVLLSSLNDGKPADPEAQSPRSSATDTFSEGTLEKEVSDLLAKNQSATGGSRNPHTLGAESVPSDKDPRILQGPDVPACVQKGIGRDDSPLATEPGKYNGTEVLLVVLRDASAGARVTAYVMDRACEADPSLAKADVLLKRSYSQP; this is encoded by the coding sequence GTGACATCCACGACAGACATGGCCGGACACCCGGACGTCGCGGAGATCTCCGACCTCACCGAAGGTCTGCTCCCGCCCACCCGGACCGCGGACGTACGGCGGCATCTGGACGAGTGCGAACTCTGCGCGGACGTCCACGCGTCGCTGGAGGAGATCCGGGGACTGCTCGGCACCCTGCCCGGCCCCACCTCCATGCCCGCTGACGTCGCCGGCCGGATCGACGCGGCCCTCGCTGCGGAAGCCCTGCTGGACGCCACGGCGCCCGATTCCGCGGACGAGAAGTCCTCTGTCGGACTGATCCCTGCCGAAGCGACGGCTGTTTCACGTGAAACATCGACTCCGGTGGACCGTCCCTCCGGTCATGCCCGTGCCTCGTCCACCGGCCCCGGCCGCAAGGAGCGCAGGACGGGCAACAGGCGCAGGAGCGTCGTCCTGGGGGCGGTGTTCACGGCGGCCGCCCTCGGCCTCGGATCTGTCCTGCTGTCCTCACTGAACGACGGCAAGCCCGCCGATCCGGAGGCACAGAGCCCGCGGTCCAGTGCCACGGACACCTTCTCCGAGGGCACCCTGGAGAAGGAGGTCTCCGACCTCCTCGCCAAGAACCAGAGCGCCACGGGCGGATCCCGCAATCCGCACACCCTGGGCGCGGAGTCGGTCCCCAGCGACAAGGACCCCCGGATCCTTCAGGGCCCGGACGTCCCCGCGTGTGTCCAGAAGGGCATCGGCCGCGACGACTCGCCACTCGCGACCGAGCCGGGAAAGTACAACGGGACCGAGGTCCTGCTCGTCGTGCTCCGCGACGCCTCGGCCGGCGCTCGGGTTACCGCCTACGTCATGGACAGGGCCTGCGAAGCGGACCCGTCCCTCGCCAAGGCCGACGTCCTGCTGAAGCGGTCCTACAGCCAGCCCTGA